Below is a window of Acidimicrobiia bacterium DNA.
CCCCGAGCCGCACCATGCTCGAACGCGCCATTCTGATCATCGAGGCCCTGGTCGACGAAGGAGGCCCGGTCGGACCCCGCTCACTCGCCCGAACGATCGACATAGATCGAAGCGCAGTCAGCCGGATCCTCCTTCAGCTTTCCGAACTTGGCGTGGTCGAACGACTGGAAGCCGGGTATCAACCAGGACCGAGACTGTTTGAGATCGCCCGACTGCTCGGAGCCCTCGATACTCTCCCGGCCGCCGCCCATGCCGCCCTCGTGACCCTCGTCAAAGAGTTCGACGAGACGTGCTACGTCTGCGCCATTCATGGCGACTCAGCCGTCTTCCTGTACGAGGAGCAGAGCACCAAACCACTGCGATATGTCGCCGACCTCGGTCGGGCCGTGCCGCTTCACGCCGGTGCTGCCGGCCGGGCCATCCTGTCTGGCATGTCGCGAGCCGATGCCGCCCGACGCCTGGGTCGCGGACCCCTTCCCAGGTTGACTTCCAAGACGACCACTGAAGTAAAGAAGATTCTCGACATGGCCGAGGCAGACGCCGAGCGTGGCTACACGGTGAGCTTGGGCGAACGGGTTGAGGGGGGCGTCGCCGTAGCCGCTCCATACTTTGACCAATCGGGGACCTGCATCGGATCTATCGTCTTCACGAGCCCGGTAGATCGGTTCTCAGATCCTGACCGCGTCGGGGCGGGGGTTAAAGCGGCTGCCGCCGCCATGTCAGCCCGCCTTGGTCATCGCCGATGACCGTCGGCATCGGAATCGTCGGGACCGGCCGGTGGGCCGGAGCTCATGCGAGAGCAGCTGCTCGGAGTGACACCGTCCGACTGGTCCATTGTGCGGCCCGGTCCCAAGACCGGCGAGCGGCCTTCGCAGCCGAGTTCGGCATCGACCGCCACTCCCCCGACATCGCAACGCTCCTGGCCGACCCGGAGGTGCAGGCGGTAGTCGTGTCGACCCCGAACGACCTCCACGTCGAAATGGCCCTGACGACCCTTGCCGCCGGGAAGCCGGTCCTCGTCGACAAACCTATCTCGGTCGACCTGACCACCGGACTCGAGCTCGCCCGGGCGGTGGAACGATTCGGGATCGGACTCGGGGTGGCTCACCACCCTCGACGCCTGGCCGGCCATCGAGCCGCCGCCGACTGGCTCTCCCACAACGACAGCACAATTCGGCTCGCCTATGCCAATTTCTCGAATGCTCGCGGCGCGGCCATGAAACCCGATGCCTGGCATCGCTCAGCGAAGGGTTCGGAGGCAGGCGTGCTCATCCAGGTTGGCATCCATCCCGTGGACACGCTCCTGTCGTTGGTCGGACCAGCCGTGGGGCTCAACGCTCGCTTTTCGTACGGAGTGGTCGGTCCGGACATACCGGACACAGCCGTTGTGACCATGACGCACGCCTCCGGTGCAACTTCGGTGGTAGGCACCAACTGGTCGACGCCAAGCAATTACACCCTCGATCTGTTGACGACAAAAGGCAACCTGCTGTTCACGGCCAATCACGCCTGGTGGACCAAACCCGACTTCG
It encodes the following:
- a CDS encoding IclR family transcriptional regulator — its product is MPESATEPDQPAPSRTMLERAILIIEALVDEGGPVGPRSLARTIDIDRSAVSRILLQLSELGVVERLEAGYQPGPRLFEIARLLGALDTLPAAAHAALVTLVKEFDETCYVCAIHGDSAVFLYEEQSTKPLRYVADLGRAVPLHAGAAGRAILSGMSRADAARRLGRGPLPRLTSKTTTEVKKILDMAEADAERGYTVSLGERVEGGVAVAAPYFDQSGTCIGSIVFTSPVDRFSDPDRVGAGVKAAAAAMSARLGHRR
- a CDS encoding Gfo/Idh/MocA family oxidoreductase — encoded protein: MTVGIGIVGTGRWAGAHARAAARSDTVRLVHCAARSQDRRAAFAAEFGIDRHSPDIATLLADPEVQAVVVSTPNDLHVEMALTTLAAGKPVLVDKPISVDLTTGLELARAVERFGIGLGVAHHPRRLAGHRAAADWLSHNDSTIRLAYANFSNARGAAMKPDAWHRSAKGSEAGVLIQVGIHPVDTLLSLVGPAVGLNARFSYGVVGPDIPDTAVVTMTHASGATSVVGTNWSTPSNYTLDLLTTKGNLLFTANHAWWTKPDFDHHSELLLDVDGADPEPLALDAGDPLRDQLDELGATALGTGEMTVDVWDGLRAMGVVLGAVESARRQGAYLSLETAFGEAGATDAELAILLG